From Coriobacteriia bacterium, the proteins below share one genomic window:
- the murD gene encoding UDP-N-acetylmuramoyl-L-alanine--D-glutamate ligase has protein sequence MTCTTHDEDDATTPTGRPELGDVALIGLGVSTRAAADYLMGPAASRVSSLTVYVGDNPTRHTLDQAAKLAARGVNVVRGSELERGFDLGVVSPGVPQTGAFYASARAACRELVSEPELAWRESPANWVGITGTNGKTTTTSLACALLEGCGIASQAVGNIGLPPIACVAQRLADEVFVAELSSFQLETTSRLHPRVGVLLNVTPDHVEWHGTLEAYATAKEKLFANMGADDLAVLGPDETCAGVGERLHARGVRTLVLGRAPQADDLDAAWVRDGRLVVRLRGAEHELARVDELQIPGAHNVLNALAACACALELGAADEPLVDALRAFAPLAHRIEPCGEVDGVRYFDDSKGTNVDATEKAVGSFEPGSLVLLLGGHDKGTELTAFADMCVRSARVVVTYGEAGERFRDALEAARARMRATGEAGTCAIACVPKMCDAFGEAVRAARPGDVVLLSPACSSFDEFSGYVERGATFQAWVAELAATHSSDAAVPGSAS, from the coding sequence CTCGACGCGCGCCGCCGCCGACTACCTGATGGGACCGGCGGCTTCTCGCGTCTCGTCGCTGACGGTGTACGTGGGCGACAACCCCACGCGCCACACGCTCGATCAGGCGGCCAAGCTCGCGGCGCGCGGCGTTAACGTCGTGCGCGGCTCCGAGCTCGAGCGCGGCTTTGACCTGGGCGTCGTGAGCCCGGGCGTCCCGCAGACGGGTGCGTTCTATGCGAGCGCCCGCGCCGCGTGTCGCGAGCTCGTGAGCGAGCCCGAGCTCGCCTGGCGAGAGAGCCCGGCAAACTGGGTGGGCATCACGGGCACGAACGGCAAGACAACGACGACGTCGCTGGCCTGCGCCTTGCTGGAGGGCTGCGGCATCGCGTCCCAGGCCGTGGGCAACATCGGCCTGCCGCCCATCGCCTGCGTCGCGCAGCGCCTCGCAGACGAGGTATTCGTCGCCGAACTGTCGAGCTTCCAGCTCGAGACGACGTCGCGCCTGCACCCGCGTGTGGGCGTGCTGCTCAACGTGACGCCCGACCACGTGGAGTGGCACGGCACACTCGAGGCATATGCCACCGCCAAGGAAAAGCTGTTCGCGAACATGGGTGCCGACGACCTGGCCGTGCTCGGCCCCGACGAGACGTGCGCCGGGGTGGGGGAGCGTTTGCACGCACGCGGGGTGCGCACGCTTGTGCTGGGGCGCGCTCCGCAGGCCGACGATCTCGACGCGGCGTGGGTGCGCGACGGGCGCCTCGTCGTTCGCCTGCGCGGCGCCGAGCACGAGCTTGCCCGCGTGGACGAGCTTCAGATCCCTGGCGCGCATAACGTGTTGAACGCGCTTGCCGCCTGCGCCTGTGCCCTCGAGTTGGGCGCCGCCGACGAGCCGCTTGTCGACGCTCTGCGCGCCTTCGCGCCGCTGGCGCACCGCATCGAGCCGTGCGGCGAGGTTGACGGCGTGCGCTACTTCGATGACTCCAAGGGCACGAACGTCGACGCGACGGAGAAGGCTGTCGGCTCGTTCGAGCCCGGCTCGCTCGTGCTGCTGCTCGGCGGTCATGACAAGGGGACGGAGCTCACGGCCTTCGCCGACATGTGCGTGCGCTCTGCGCGCGTCGTCGTCACGTACGGCGAGGCGGGCGAGCGCTTCCGCGACGCCCTCGAGGCGGCGCGCGCCCGCATGCGCGCGACGGGGGAGGCGGGTACGTGCGCCATTGCGTGCGTACCCAAGATGTGCGACGCGTTTGGCGAGGCCGTGCGCGCGGCGCGCCCGGGCGACGTCGTGCTGCTCTCACCGGCCTGCTCGTCGTTTGACGAGTTCAGCGGCTATGTCGAGCGTGGCGCCACGTTCCAGGCGTGGGTCGCCGAGCTCGCGGCGACCCACTCATCCGACGCCGCGGTACCGGGGTCTGCGTCATGA
- a CDS encoding cell division protein FtsW — MVAVAVLTLFGLVMVFSASSIELIDDGRNPFQELMAQARFIAIGLVAAAILVRVPYQFWLGKMLIVLWLATLVMLGATLVVGTEGLGATRWLYIGSFGLQPSEFAKILVILVAARIVTALISGEITLQRFFLLVALGVVVPFALILLEKDLGTLIILATALICMMLLTDWPRWWAVVAFLLLAVLAAIMIATAGYRSSRFSSWLTDPFDYTNTENYYGQGWQVRHSLFAFSSGGFFGVGLGNSRQKYSYLPEAENDFVFAVIGEELGLLGTLFVVGMFCLLGWAGLRIARQATDEAGKLLAGGLTCCLLIQALVNMCGVLRILPLTGRPLPFISAGGSSMLATYIMVGLILSVANVTRREQREAPARRSRTHANLRVVEGGGSAPLEDTPSRPQRPRRRGTDDTHPDPQTREARNEHRGDSGRRDGRTHQPGAGAGRGAARPRP; from the coding sequence ATGGTCGCGGTGGCCGTTCTGACGCTGTTCGGTCTCGTCATGGTGTTCTCCGCGTCGTCCATTGAGCTCATCGACGACGGCAGAAACCCGTTCCAGGAGCTGATGGCACAGGCGCGCTTCATTGCGATCGGGCTCGTCGCGGCCGCGATCCTCGTACGCGTTCCCTACCAGTTCTGGCTTGGCAAGATGCTCATCGTCCTGTGGTTGGCCACGCTTGTCATGCTTGGCGCGACGCTCGTCGTCGGCACGGAGGGCCTCGGCGCCACGCGCTGGCTCTACATCGGCTCGTTTGGCCTCCAGCCGTCGGAGTTCGCGAAGATCCTCGTCATTCTCGTGGCGGCGCGCATCGTGACGGCGCTCATCTCGGGAGAGATCACCCTCCAGCGCTTTTTCCTGCTGGTCGCGCTCGGCGTCGTCGTCCCGTTTGCGCTCATCCTGCTCGAGAAGGACCTCGGCACGCTCATCATCCTTGCCACGGCGCTTATCTGCATGATGCTGCTGACAGACTGGCCGCGCTGGTGGGCCGTCGTTGCGTTTCTCCTGCTCGCCGTGCTCGCGGCCATCATGATCGCGACGGCCGGCTATCGCTCGAGCCGCTTCTCGTCGTGGCTGACTGACCCGTTTGACTACACGAACACGGAGAACTACTACGGCCAGGGCTGGCAGGTGCGCCACAGCCTGTTCGCGTTCTCGTCGGGCGGCTTCTTCGGCGTCGGCCTGGGCAACTCGCGCCAGAAGTACTCCTACCTGCCCGAGGCGGAGAACGACTTCGTGTTCGCCGTCATCGGCGAGGAGCTCGGGCTGCTCGGCACGCTGTTCGTCGTCGGAATGTTCTGCCTGCTCGGCTGGGCGGGCCTGCGCATTGCGCGGCAGGCGACGGATGAGGCAGGCAAGCTGCTTGCCGGCGGCCTGACGTGCTGTCTGCTCATCCAGGCGCTCGTGAACATGTGCGGCGTGCTGCGCATCCTTCCCCTGACGGGCCGTCCCCTGCCGTTCATCTCGGCTGGCGGCTCATCCATGCTCGCAACGTACATTATGGTGGGGCTCATACTGTCCGTGGCAAACGTCACGAGGCGCGAGCAGCGCGAGGCTCCGGCGCGGCGCTCCCGTACGCACGCGAACCTGCGCGTCGTGGAGGGCGGCGGATCGGCGCCTCTGGAGGACACCCCCTCGCGCCCGCAGCGCCCGCGTCGACGCGGCACGGACGACACGCATCCAGACCCCCAGACAAGGGAGGCTCGCAATGAGCATCGTGGCGATAGCGGCCGGCGGGACGGCCGGACACATCAACCCGGCGCTGGCGCTGGCAGAGGAGCTGCGCGACCGCGGCCATGA